The following proteins are co-located in the Vibrio astriarenae genome:
- a CDS encoding DUF3626 domain-containing protein, with translation MSQNAVEQALANIKSKSVGGEYSKGHSVTINFHPDRLTATGKPLLAAIADDGFLKSQFETGTSNGGLTAYQGGERWLWEQRVFDGAYDQAAECLRPKYGALNYRQYGMGASPRFGSAYFELKPQVLERTTFCYPDSFFEPEDFAVSRGLDVLIEKALSDDQDRLDDYIEAHIHGEVSVKDDIACVVLDPVYRGTDIEKHARQLGVPVRWHQGFELSIDEMSAHPDYRGQQYIELAKEIASEGVVNPLLIGLAVTRQGYDEQDVKKVWHYLARFGYCASSK, from the coding sequence ATGAGTCAAAATGCGGTGGAACAAGCGTTAGCGAATATTAAGAGTAAATCAGTGGGAGGTGAATACTCGAAAGGTCACAGTGTCACCATAAATTTCCACCCTGATAGGTTGACTGCTACAGGTAAGCCTTTGCTGGCAGCAATCGCTGACGATGGCTTTCTAAAATCTCAATTTGAAACCGGAACCAGCAATGGTGGCCTGACAGCGTATCAAGGTGGAGAGCGCTGGCTTTGGGAACAGCGAGTGTTTGATGGTGCTTATGACCAAGCCGCAGAGTGTTTGAGGCCTAAATATGGGGCGCTGAACTATCGCCAGTATGGTATGGGAGCATCCCCAAGATTTGGCTCGGCGTATTTTGAGCTAAAACCTCAAGTATTGGAGCGTACAACATTTTGTTATCCGGATAGCTTCTTTGAGCCAGAAGATTTTGCGGTATCAAGGGGGCTTGATGTTTTGATAGAGAAGGCCCTCTCGGACGATCAAGACAGGTTGGATGATTACATTGAGGCGCATATCCATGGTGAAGTCTCTGTGAAAGATGACATCGCGTGCGTGGTGCTTGATCCTGTCTACCGAGGAACAGATATTGAGAAGCACGCACGCCAATTAGGTGTCCCAGTTCGTTGGCATCAAGGTTTCGAGCTGAGTATCGATGAGATGAGCGCCCATCCAGACTATCGTGGGCAGCAGTATATTGAATTGGCGAAAGAGATTGCTAGTGAAGGGGTTGTAAACCCACTGCTCATAGGATTAGCGGTGACCAGACAAGGTTACGATGAGCAGGATGTGAAAAAGGTTTGGCATTACCTTGCCAGGTTTGGCTATTGTGCCTCTAGCAAATAG
- a CDS encoding DUF3147 family protein, giving the protein MLWIVIKLFATASIIVLVSEIAKRSDKLGALVAALPMVTILALIWMYIEGQGQEKLANHAYYTFWYVIPTLPMFLLFPYLLGKLSFWFSLFVCAFVSLFCFWVVVVVARSFGVDLIL; this is encoded by the coding sequence ATGCTTTGGATTGTAATTAAGCTGTTTGCGACTGCATCGATTATTGTTTTAGTTTCGGAGATTGCTAAGCGCAGCGATAAGTTGGGCGCTCTGGTGGCGGCGTTGCCTATGGTCACCATTTTAGCGTTAATTTGGATGTATATAGAGGGCCAAGGGCAAGAGAAGCTGGCAAATCACGCCTACTATACCTTTTGGTATGTCATACCAACCCTACCGATGTTTTTGTTGTTTCCCTATCTGCTAGGAAAGTTATCTTTTTGGTTTAGCCTATTTGTCTGTGCGTTTGTCTCACTGTTTTGTTTTTGGGTGGTGGTAGTGGTTGCGCGTTCATTTGGTGTTGATCTAATCTTATGA